A stretch of Geomonas oryzisoli DNA encodes these proteins:
- a CDS encoding GumC family protein, with protein sequence MINTIRILSAHKKRIVVSTFTVAVLTAALTFVIPKTYTATAKILPPQQDQGVFGMMMAQVGGLASLAGDVLGNGTSGDTCVGFLQSDTISDRIIDRFALAKVYETDTRADARRALEEHVSIQLGKKDGLVSVSVEDRSPARAAAIANAYIEELSSLTAAVSSSGASSERAFMQRRLEETRRKLQGAEEALKAFQQRNGVIKPDSQMEASIQTLAMLKAQLTDAEVKLAMARKTFRDSEPEVREAKAAVSKLQAQIDSRQNSKGGGAIPNFGGAPEVGQEYIRLMREFKTQEAVFEALTKQFEISQVSETKDFAKIQVVQKATVPDKKTGPRRASITLAAFFATFFISSLWFVMKARFQRLPGEKRDEIVELAASLRRW encoded by the coding sequence ATGATCAACACGATAAGGATCCTCTCCGCTCACAAGAAGCGCATCGTTGTCAGCACCTTCACCGTCGCTGTGCTGACCGCAGCCCTCACCTTCGTGATCCCCAAAACCTACACGGCCACGGCGAAAATCCTGCCGCCGCAGCAGGATCAGGGTGTCTTTGGGATGATGATGGCCCAGGTGGGCGGTTTGGCCTCGCTGGCAGGCGACGTCCTGGGCAACGGCACCTCTGGTGACACCTGCGTCGGGTTCCTGCAAAGTGACACCATCAGCGACAGGATCATCGACAGGTTTGCGCTCGCCAAGGTGTACGAGACCGACACCCGTGCGGATGCGCGCCGGGCTCTCGAGGAGCATGTCTCCATTCAGCTGGGAAAGAAAGACGGCCTGGTCTCGGTCAGCGTCGAGGACCGCTCCCCGGCGCGGGCCGCGGCCATCGCCAACGCCTACATCGAGGAACTGAGCAGCCTGACCGCGGCGGTCAGCAGTTCGGGTGCCTCTTCAGAAAGGGCGTTCATGCAAAGGCGCCTGGAGGAGACCAGGAGGAAGCTGCAGGGAGCAGAGGAGGCTTTGAAGGCATTCCAGCAAAGAAACGGCGTCATCAAGCCCGACAGCCAAATGGAAGCCTCCATCCAGACACTTGCCATGCTCAAGGCACAGCTCACCGACGCGGAGGTAAAGCTCGCCATGGCGCGCAAAACCTTCCGCGACAGCGAGCCTGAAGTGCGTGAAGCCAAGGCCGCGGTGAGCAAACTCCAGGCCCAGATCGACAGCCGGCAGAACTCCAAAGGGGGCGGGGCGATCCCGAACTTCGGGGGCGCTCCCGAGGTGGGGCAGGAGTACATCAGGCTCATGCGGGAATTCAAGACGCAAGAGGCCGTCTTCGAGGCGTTGACCAAGCAGTTCGAGATCTCTCAGGTCTCGGAAACGAAGGATTTCGCCAAGATCCAGGTGGTTCAAAAAGCGACCGTGCCGGATAAAAAGACCGGTCCGCGGCGAGCATCCATCACCCTGGCGGCCTTTTTCGCAACCTTTTTCATCTCCTCTCTCTGGTTCGTCATGAAGGCGAGATTCCAACGGCTTCCCGGTGAGAAAAGGGACGAGATCGTCGAGCTCGCGGCCTCGTTGAGGAGGTGGTAG
- the wecB gene encoding non-hydrolyzing UDP-N-acetylglucosamine 2-epimerase has translation MEKRVMVVIGTRPEAIKMAPVVRELQQRTGLKPVVVATSQHKEMLHQALAAFDITPDLDLDVMKPGQDLEHITCTVLERLAPLVREIRPDAMLVHGDTTTAMAASLVGYYNGVMVGHVEAGLRSFDKQAPYPEEVNRRIVGVVADWHFAPTSAAAGNLAAEGVTAASVAITGNTIVDAVQQVSRKLLDDRRIEAELSAAGMRHWDKRIILVTGHRRENLDGGIERMCTALARITDELEDVVVVYPVHLNPRVKDAVNKTLSGRDRVLLMSPLGYEPFVYLMAKATLIVTDSGGIQEEAAALSKPVLITRTVTERPEVVEAGIGILVGTEPEAIYSNAVAILADREKYDAMSSAVNPFGDGFAAARICDFLQRALCAR, from the coding sequence ATGGAAAAGCGCGTGATGGTGGTGATCGGGACGAGGCCGGAAGCGATCAAGATGGCTCCGGTCGTGAGGGAGCTGCAGCAGCGTACCGGGCTCAAACCGGTCGTTGTCGCAACCAGCCAGCACAAAGAGATGCTGCATCAGGCTCTGGCAGCCTTCGACATCACCCCGGACCTGGACCTGGACGTCATGAAGCCGGGGCAGGACCTGGAACATATCACCTGCACGGTGCTGGAACGGCTGGCGCCACTGGTGCGCGAAATACGTCCAGATGCCATGCTGGTGCACGGGGATACGACAACGGCGATGGCCGCCTCCCTGGTGGGCTACTACAACGGGGTCATGGTGGGGCATGTGGAAGCGGGGCTGCGCAGTTTCGACAAGCAGGCTCCGTACCCGGAGGAGGTCAACCGCAGAATCGTCGGCGTGGTGGCCGACTGGCACTTCGCCCCGACCAGCGCCGCCGCCGGCAACCTCGCCGCGGAAGGTGTCACAGCCGCTTCGGTGGCTATTACCGGCAACACCATAGTCGATGCGGTGCAACAGGTGAGCCGGAAACTTCTGGACGATCGGCGCATAGAGGCGGAGTTGTCCGCTGCGGGGATGCGGCACTGGGACAAGAGGATCATCCTCGTGACCGGACACCGCAGGGAGAACCTCGACGGGGGGATCGAAAGGATGTGCACGGCCCTCGCGCGCATCACCGACGAGCTCGAGGACGTGGTGGTCGTATATCCGGTGCACCTCAACCCGCGCGTGAAAGATGCGGTGAACAAAACCTTGAGCGGCCGGGACCGGGTGCTGTTGATGTCCCCCTTGGGATACGAGCCCTTCGTCTACCTCATGGCGAAGGCGACCCTGATCGTCACCGACTCCGGCGGTATCCAGGAGGAAGCCGCCGCGCTCAGCAAGCCCGTCCTCATCACGCGGACCGTGACCGAGCGCCCGGAGGTGGTCGAGGCCGGGATCGGCATTCTGGTCGGGACCGAACCCGAGGCGATCTACAGCAATGCGGTGGCGATTCTTGCCGACAGGGAGAAATATGACGCCATGTCGTCAGCGGTGAACCCGTTCGGGGACGGCTTCGCCGCCGCAAGGATTTGTGATTTCCTCCAGAGGGCCCTGTGCGCAAGGTAA
- a CDS encoding SLBB domain-containing protein, whose product MKKIAVLLCTILVIVATTAQAAVTSLTSMQTEGEQQKSSYLEPQKTSSSPMQVVVPGTAPALNNVKRDADIPQGYTRQSNADGAVKQPGPLTGKLETSDANKQDASVSSQSALGVLQSQPQPQSQPQPQSQPQPQPQSRLELRLNKANVLPYQVTAEGDAKPPLVQFGYGFFNGQFKPQADAPVASDYVVSAGDRIALTVWGTPADGTLLLEVGRRGEISLPRVGVITVAGVQFSRLQEKIEKALSRSFTNAHCSVDIGQLHTVKVYVVGEVANPGGYDIPALSTVINALEAAGGPSKNGTLRAVEVQRLGKIVASIDLYDFFNHGNKANDVRLQSGDTIFVGIIGPTIAVGGEVKRPGIYELKGEQTLNDALSLAGGLTPTARKGDIQVVRVEAHKGSETKTVNLDAANSLASPIRDMDIITVGRVGSALRNTVRVEGHVLKTEDREFRQGMRVSSVITAADILPESSPVAELTRYSAPGLTPEKIIFSIAKAFAGDAAEDIELRDSDTIKIFSKWEKEEMPKVRIRGDVQTPGEYRLYDGMSLGDLIQLAGYMKKSAFVKNVEVARTVITGTEVSTRIIIADMTGTGAKMKLEPYDEVTIRRIPNWAEETERYVELKGEFTFPGVYPISRGETVSSVISRAGGFTKKAYLPAVKFTRKAVQEEQQLRMQEVIRRTEDQVAKQQADLAAAASSKEELEAMKASLAGVTAGLDRLKGARAEGRVVLSEKEMLAQPGSADDLELAGGDVIEVKPVPSAVSIMGQVYNPISAVYKNGKSVSDYLAMTGGFNQDAAKDEMYLVRADGTVVSRTQYPWYSSFMNETVLPGDTIVVPQDLQKTAWMRTVKDITTILSQVAITAGVIIAAGL is encoded by the coding sequence ATGAAAAAAATTGCAGTACTTCTGTGCACTATTCTCGTTATTGTCGCCACCACGGCTCAAGCCGCGGTAACTTCACTGACATCGATGCAGACCGAAGGCGAGCAACAGAAATCCTCTTACCTGGAACCCCAGAAAACAAGCTCCAGCCCGATGCAGGTCGTGGTGCCTGGTACGGCGCCTGCTCTTAACAATGTTAAGAGGGACGCTGACATCCCGCAGGGCTACACCCGTCAATCCAACGCGGACGGTGCCGTGAAACAGCCGGGACCGTTGACGGGCAAGTTGGAGACGAGCGATGCGAACAAGCAGGACGCAAGCGTGTCGTCGCAGTCGGCCCTCGGCGTTCTCCAATCCCAGCCCCAGCCTCAGTCGCAGCCCCAGCCCCAGTCGCAGCCCCAGCCCCAGCCGCAGTCGCGCCTGGAATTGCGGCTCAACAAGGCAAACGTGCTCCCATACCAGGTTACGGCAGAGGGAGATGCAAAGCCGCCGCTCGTGCAGTTCGGTTACGGTTTTTTCAACGGCCAGTTCAAGCCCCAGGCCGACGCCCCTGTGGCCTCCGATTACGTGGTGTCCGCCGGCGACAGGATTGCGCTGACCGTGTGGGGAACTCCCGCTGATGGGACCCTGCTCCTGGAGGTGGGCCGCAGAGGGGAAATATCGCTGCCGCGGGTCGGTGTCATCACCGTGGCCGGAGTCCAATTCTCAAGGCTGCAGGAAAAAATCGAGAAGGCGCTGTCGCGTTCCTTTACCAATGCCCATTGCAGCGTCGATATCGGGCAGCTTCACACCGTGAAGGTGTACGTCGTGGGTGAGGTCGCCAACCCCGGGGGATACGACATTCCTGCCCTGTCGACCGTGATCAACGCCTTGGAAGCTGCCGGGGGGCCGAGCAAAAACGGAACCCTGCGCGCCGTCGAAGTTCAGCGGCTCGGGAAAATCGTGGCGAGCATCGACCTGTACGACTTCTTCAACCATGGCAACAAGGCCAACGACGTCCGCCTGCAATCCGGCGACACGATCTTCGTGGGGATCATAGGTCCTACCATTGCGGTGGGGGGGGAAGTGAAGCGCCCCGGCATTTACGAGTTGAAGGGAGAGCAGACGCTCAACGACGCCTTGAGCCTGGCCGGCGGCCTTACCCCGACGGCGCGCAAAGGGGATATCCAGGTGGTCAGGGTCGAGGCGCACAAGGGGAGCGAGACCAAGACCGTCAACCTCGACGCAGCCAATTCTCTGGCAAGCCCGATCCGTGACATGGACATCATCACCGTCGGCCGAGTGGGCTCGGCTCTGCGCAACACCGTGCGGGTCGAAGGTCACGTCCTGAAGACCGAGGACCGTGAGTTCCGTCAAGGAATGCGGGTGAGCAGCGTCATCACCGCCGCCGACATCCTCCCGGAAAGCAGCCCGGTCGCGGAGCTCACCCGCTACTCGGCACCCGGGCTCACTCCCGAGAAGATCATATTCTCGATCGCCAAGGCGTTCGCCGGAGACGCGGCCGAGGACATCGAGCTGCGCGACAGCGACACCATCAAAATCTTCTCCAAATGGGAGAAGGAAGAGATGCCGAAGGTCCGCATCCGTGGGGACGTCCAAACGCCGGGTGAATACCGTCTCTACGACGGGATGTCGCTGGGCGACCTGATCCAGCTCGCCGGCTACATGAAGAAGTCGGCTTTCGTCAAGAATGTCGAGGTCGCCCGCACCGTCATTACCGGCACCGAAGTCTCGACCCGCATCATCATAGCCGACATGACCGGCACCGGCGCCAAGATGAAGCTTGAGCCCTACGACGAGGTCACCATCCGGCGGATTCCCAACTGGGCGGAAGAGACCGAGCGATACGTCGAGCTGAAAGGGGAGTTCACCTTCCCCGGTGTCTACCCGATCTCGCGCGGGGAAACGGTTTCATCGGTCATCAGCAGGGCAGGCGGGTTCACCAAAAAGGCCTACCTCCCGGCCGTCAAATTCACCCGGAAAGCGGTGCAGGAGGAGCAGCAGCTGCGCATGCAGGAGGTGATCAGGAGGACCGAAGACCAAGTCGCCAAACAGCAGGCCGATCTGGCTGCCGCCGCGTCCTCCAAGGAGGAATTGGAGGCGATGAAGGCGTCGCTGGCAGGGGTCACTGCCGGGCTGGACCGCCTCAAGGGGGCCAGGGCGGAGGGGCGCGTGGTCCTTTCCGAGAAGGAGATGCTGGCACAGCCCGGCAGCGCGGACGACCTCGAGCTCGCCGGCGGCGACGTCATCGAGGTCAAGCCGGTGCCGTCGGCGGTAAGCATCATGGGGCAGGTCTACAACCCGATCTCCGCCGTCTACAAAAACGGCAAGAGCGTCTCCGACTACCTTGCCATGACCGGCGGCTTCAACCAGGATGCGGCAAAAGACGAGATGTACCTGGTGCGGGCCGACGGGACGGTGGTGAGCAGAACCCAGTACCCGTGGTACAGCTCGTTCATGAACGAAACGGTCCTGCCGGGGGACACGATCGTCGTCCCGCAGGACCTCCAGAAAACGGCATGGATGAGAACCGTCAAGGACATCACCACGATCCTGTCGCAGGTCGCCATAACTGCGGGCGTGATCATCGCTGCAGGACTTTAG
- a CDS encoding transporter substrate-binding domain-containing protein, producing the protein MTFAIPNIRRLLPVLLLVLGTLMPCSGWAAAAGTIVVGGDHNYPPYEFIDKDGHPAGFNVDLTRAIAEVMGMTVEIRLGRWEEIRKALQRGEVDIVQGMVQAEVRARDYDFSPPHSIINQSVFARRGSKPVRDLTDLKGKEVLVQNGGMMHDYLLEKNVGAAISPVDTHIDALRQLAAGKHDYALVGNLPGLYLSREFGLSNIVPVGRLFAGQPYCYAVKKGNDQILSQFSEGLAILKNTGRYQKIHDKWLGALEPPTVSWRKILTYAAITALPLLLLLSAIGYINRRLTKEVALRTQEMQLQQQQLIQADKMASLGILVSGIAHEINNPTGLLLYNLPVLKKIFRSTEEHLEQRFQKEGDFMIGGLRYSQFREDIPLLIDEMHDGATRIKRIVEDLKDFARKDTSQMDQSVLLNDVVRAALRLVENSIRKTTGNVVADLAEGLPAIRGNAQRIEQVVVNLILNACQALADPGKGIYLSTGYDADRNEVFLLVRDEGVGIAGEDLPRIADPFFTTKREVGGTGLGLSVSASIIKEHEGTMVFESQPGEGTTVRVALPALQGA; encoded by the coding sequence ATGACTTTCGCCATCCCAAACATCCGGCGTTTGCTGCCGGTCCTTCTGCTGGTGCTGGGCACCCTCATGCCCTGCTCCGGCTGGGCGGCGGCTGCGGGGACCATCGTCGTCGGCGGTGACCACAACTACCCCCCGTACGAGTTCATCGACAAGGACGGCCACCCCGCCGGGTTCAACGTCGACCTCACCCGCGCCATCGCCGAAGTGATGGGGATGACGGTGGAGATCCGCCTGGGGCGCTGGGAAGAGATACGGAAGGCGCTGCAAAGGGGCGAGGTGGACATCGTCCAGGGGATGGTCCAGGCGGAAGTACGAGCCAGGGATTACGACTTCTCGCCGCCGCACTCGATCATCAACCAGTCGGTTTTCGCCCGCCGCGGCAGCAAGCCGGTCCGGGACCTCACCGACCTGAAGGGGAAAGAGGTGCTCGTGCAAAACGGCGGCATGATGCACGACTACCTGCTGGAAAAAAACGTGGGCGCCGCCATCTCCCCGGTCGACACCCACATCGACGCGCTGCGCCAGTTGGCCGCCGGCAAGCACGACTACGCCCTGGTCGGCAACCTCCCCGGACTCTACTTAAGCCGCGAGTTCGGCCTCTCCAACATCGTCCCGGTGGGCCGTCTCTTCGCCGGTCAGCCGTACTGCTACGCCGTCAAAAAGGGTAACGACCAGATCCTCTCCCAGTTCAGCGAAGGGCTCGCCATCCTGAAAAACACCGGGCGCTACCAGAAGATCCATGATAAGTGGCTGGGCGCGCTGGAGCCTCCCACCGTCTCCTGGCGCAAGATCCTCACCTACGCGGCCATCACGGCACTGCCGCTATTGCTCTTGCTGAGCGCCATCGGTTACATCAACCGCAGGCTCACCAAGGAGGTCGCCCTGCGCACCCAGGAGATGCAGTTGCAGCAGCAGCAACTGATCCAGGCGGACAAGATGGCCTCGCTCGGCATCCTGGTTTCGGGCATCGCCCACGAGATCAACAACCCCACCGGGCTCTTGCTCTACAACCTGCCGGTATTGAAGAAGATCTTCCGCTCGACCGAAGAGCATCTGGAACAGAGATTCCAAAAGGAAGGGGATTTCATGATCGGGGGACTGCGCTACTCCCAGTTTCGCGAGGACATCCCGCTGCTCATCGACGAGATGCACGACGGCGCCACCCGGATCAAGCGCATCGTCGAGGACCTCAAGGACTTCGCCCGCAAGGACACCTCGCAGATGGACCAGTCGGTGCTTTTGAACGACGTGGTCCGGGCCGCGCTCAGGCTGGTGGAGAATTCCATCCGCAAGACCACCGGCAACGTGGTCGCCGACCTCGCCGAAGGCCTTCCCGCCATCCGGGGCAACGCGCAGCGGATCGAGCAGGTGGTGGTGAACCTCATACTCAACGCCTGCCAGGCGCTTGCCGACCCGGGCAAGGGTATCTACCTCAGCACCGGCTACGATGCCGACCGCAACGAGGTGTTCCTGCTGGTCCGGGACGAGGGGGTCGGCATCGCCGGCGAGGATCTGCCGCGTATCGCCGATCCCTTCTTCACCACCAAGCGCGAGGTAGGCGGCACCGGGCTCGGCCTGTCGGTGTCGGCCTCCATCATCAAGGAACACGAAGGGACCATGGTTTTCGAGTCGCAACCGGGCGAGGGAACCACGGTGCGGGTGGCATTGCCCGCCCTGCAAGGAGCATGA
- a CDS encoding lipopolysaccharide biosynthesis protein produces the protein MRKVRTVLLYGGASALGSLITFVTTTVLTRLTSAEVFGRYAIMLSTALVLSSVASEWVKQSIGRMLPGAGEREASAVVAAAVVFLAVVAGAGAVVAPVSMLFDAGGGTAAVAAFTSGQAVFGVASALLQAGAVASVLSCALVFAAAAKLAGGVIALLLCGAAASGLLGGSAAGLWFTSAAMLVFILRKWSVDWSAREETVRVLRQMVNYGTPFIFWYLLSQVLNVGDRYVLRYFAGDSVVGLYSAGYSIAYGLVAMLTLPVSMATSPRMMAAWNAGDRKGAVKQSLRISLMTFAACSAVVLALVLFADTASGLFLGAKFQGSQSIMWIVAIGAGLWQTSIFWHKIYEYTNRTWVMVAFLLIAAVTNIGFDVLVVPSYGMAGAAWGTVAGYGVYAALNFVAVMASLRSRTWA, from the coding sequence GTGCGCAAGGTAAGGACCGTCCTGCTTTACGGGGGGGCGTCGGCGCTGGGATCACTCATCACCTTCGTAACAACGACGGTCCTGACGAGACTCACCAGCGCCGAGGTGTTCGGTCGCTATGCCATCATGCTCTCGACGGCGCTGGTGCTTTCCTCGGTCGCGAGCGAATGGGTCAAGCAGTCGATCGGGAGGATGCTCCCGGGGGCGGGGGAGCGGGAGGCGTCGGCGGTGGTTGCGGCCGCAGTCGTCTTTCTCGCCGTGGTGGCCGGCGCGGGTGCGGTCGTGGCTCCCGTGTCCATGTTGTTCGATGCGGGGGGAGGGACCGCCGCTGTCGCTGCCTTTACCTCGGGGCAGGCCGTCTTCGGCGTCGCCTCAGCCCTCTTGCAGGCCGGCGCCGTCGCCTCGGTGCTGAGCTGTGCGCTGGTTTTTGCCGCCGCGGCGAAGCTTGCCGGAGGGGTGATTGCCCTTTTATTGTGCGGAGCGGCCGCCAGCGGGCTCCTCGGCGGGAGTGCCGCGGGGCTGTGGTTCACCTCGGCGGCGATGCTGGTCTTCATCCTCCGCAAGTGGAGCGTGGACTGGTCCGCGCGTGAAGAAACCGTCAGGGTGCTGCGACAGATGGTCAACTACGGCACCCCCTTCATCTTCTGGTACCTGCTCTCACAGGTGCTGAACGTGGGTGACCGCTATGTGCTCCGTTACTTCGCAGGGGACTCCGTGGTCGGGCTTTATTCGGCGGGGTATTCCATCGCCTACGGCCTGGTTGCCATGTTGACCCTGCCCGTTTCCATGGCGACCTCCCCGAGAATGATGGCCGCCTGGAACGCCGGAGACCGCAAGGGTGCGGTGAAGCAATCCCTGCGCATCTCTTTGATGACCTTTGCCGCCTGCTCGGCGGTGGTGCTCGCTCTCGTCCTGTTCGCCGACACCGCTTCCGGCCTTTTCCTGGGGGCGAAGTTCCAGGGGTCCCAAAGCATCATGTGGATCGTGGCAATCGGCGCGGGGCTTTGGCAGACCTCCATCTTCTGGCACAAGATCTACGAGTACACCAACCGGACCTGGGTCATGGTCGCCTTTTTGCTCATCGCCGCGGTCACCAACATAGGTTTCGACGTGCTGGTGGTGCCCAGCTATGGCATGGCAGGTGCCGCGTGGGGCACGGTCGCCGGGTACGGCGTCTATGCGGCCCTCAATTTCGTTGCGGTCATGGCGTCGCTGCGGAGCCGGACATGGGCTTGA
- a CDS encoding glycosyltransferase: MKILMIAQAFAPVGGSHAVRVTNVVKALSEMGHEVTVLSATSGNHKPETDLDLLRKVPASVRVIRAFHGPMHEMMYRKPCRAGGGTGSSTKGLKGLLCPDTYIEWFPFALCQLLRLARRYRPDVIVSSASPYTSHLVGLAAKRLFGVPWVVDSGDPWVYEPMHQRTGWRLLVERRMESAVLNNCDWFTVTTGPTLELYAETYPVTIGKTSVISMGFAPEDYPERDAAGTGAFRFVHTGRLTAHRDGSSFLAAVAQMQDELRGRAEFHFYGGIPAPMLEQARQEGIADLLVDGGWLHNSECMSALRNAGALLLFGNSNAIQVPGKLFNYLGSGTPLLYLKNHAHREDACAEIIGRYPCAAAANDVGAVKDAIRTAMTLTRGEGCGGEHSWTSKAAAFQEIFAGLVQPRSR; the protein is encoded by the coding sequence ATGAAAATTTTGATGATTGCCCAAGCGTTCGCGCCAGTCGGGGGGTCGCATGCCGTCCGGGTGACCAACGTCGTCAAGGCGCTCTCGGAGATGGGGCACGAGGTGACCGTCCTCTCCGCTACCTCCGGTAACCACAAGCCCGAGACGGACCTGGACCTTTTGAGGAAGGTTCCCGCCTCGGTCAGGGTGATTCGGGCCTTCCACGGGCCGATGCACGAGATGATGTACCGTAAACCGTGCAGGGCCGGCGGGGGCACGGGCTCGTCGACCAAAGGGCTCAAAGGGTTGCTCTGCCCCGACACCTACATCGAATGGTTTCCCTTCGCCCTTTGCCAACTCCTCAGGCTGGCGAGGCGGTACCGCCCGGACGTCATCGTGAGCTCGGCATCTCCTTACACCTCGCACCTGGTCGGGCTGGCGGCAAAGCGCCTCTTCGGCGTGCCGTGGGTTGTGGACAGCGGTGACCCATGGGTTTACGAGCCCATGCACCAGCGCACCGGATGGCGCTTGCTGGTGGAGAGGCGAATGGAGAGTGCGGTGCTGAACAACTGCGACTGGTTCACCGTCACAACCGGCCCCACCCTCGAGCTCTACGCCGAAACCTATCCCGTGACCATCGGTAAGACGTCGGTCATTTCCATGGGCTTCGCACCGGAAGACTACCCGGAGAGGGATGCTGCCGGCACGGGCGCATTCCGCTTCGTCCATACGGGCCGCCTGACCGCGCACCGCGACGGCTCGTCGTTTCTTGCCGCCGTGGCCCAGATGCAGGATGAACTAAGGGGCCGGGCGGAGTTCCATTTTTACGGCGGCATCCCCGCGCCGATGCTCGAACAGGCGCGGCAGGAGGGGATTGCCGATCTCCTCGTCGATGGCGGCTGGCTTCACAACAGTGAGTGCATGTCCGCGTTGAGAAATGCGGGAGCCCTCCTGCTGTTCGGCAACAGCAACGCCATCCAGGTGCCGGGTAAATTGTTCAATTACCTGGGAAGCGGTACCCCGCTGTTGTATCTCAAGAACCACGCGCACCGGGAGGATGCCTGCGCCGAGATCATCGGCCGGTACCCCTGCGCGGCCGCGGCAAATGACGTCGGGGCCGTCAAGGACGCCATCCGGACCGCCATGACGCTGACGCGCGGCGAAGGATGCGGTGGCGAGCACTCGTGGACCTCAAAAGCGGCCGCATTTCAGGAGATCTTCGCCGGTTTGGTACAGCCGAGGTCCAGGTGA
- a CDS encoding O-antigen polymerase, whose translation MGLMAAAFILFFLAAVWARSSEGAPISVFTLSWAGTLALFSLDGAFGVIGYDPLTLGTLTTTALALAMVLCGWFFAPKAAVEAAAAERVDSLRLPWVLFALCTVGYLLYMNQVVHLCSGKTVAGFFLKWNFEETTGDLKEFGGISGRLAVLPAIAIPLNIYLMGRRQQRDRMLALLTFIEFLYLVSPRRALILQTIVSSVFVHVFVKGLTPRMVRSMVGGAAAMVLLFALTQVGLNKASGGVGVGLNSAYVYLTSNLPIFQELTKNSQDTNGEYVLNIPLRVTNKLGFNKAPDLSIPFVKVPVEGNTAPFFYYPYRDWGVAGVVVLSWIIGFATATVYNRKERGAAWVLVSAFCTTAMVFSVRENIFITYQFWYCAAVAALLGTVLRQRPVVTAPRIEA comes from the coding sequence ATGGGCTTGATGGCAGCGGCTTTCATACTGTTCTTTCTGGCGGCGGTCTGGGCGCGCAGCAGCGAGGGGGCTCCCATATCCGTCTTCACCCTCTCGTGGGCGGGGACCCTTGCCCTGTTTTCCCTTGACGGCGCCTTCGGGGTCATCGGGTACGACCCGCTCACCCTCGGCACCCTGACCACCACCGCGCTTGCCCTTGCCATGGTCCTTTGTGGCTGGTTCTTCGCTCCCAAGGCAGCCGTCGAGGCGGCCGCCGCGGAGCGGGTCGACTCCCTGCGCCTGCCGTGGGTGCTGTTCGCCCTCTGCACGGTGGGATACCTGCTTTACATGAACCAGGTCGTGCATCTGTGCAGCGGCAAGACCGTGGCCGGGTTTTTCCTCAAGTGGAATTTCGAGGAGACCACAGGGGATCTCAAGGAGTTCGGCGGCATTTCCGGCCGTCTCGCGGTACTGCCCGCCATTGCCATCCCGCTCAACATATACCTGATGGGGAGGCGGCAGCAGCGAGACAGGATGCTGGCCCTGCTGACCTTCATCGAATTTCTGTATCTCGTGTCGCCCCGGCGCGCCCTCATCCTGCAGACCATCGTGAGCAGTGTCTTCGTCCATGTTTTCGTGAAGGGGTTGACGCCGCGCATGGTCCGGTCCATGGTCGGCGGCGCAGCCGCCATGGTGCTGCTTTTCGCCCTGACCCAGGTCGGGCTCAACAAGGCCAGCGGAGGGGTGGGGGTCGGACTCAATTCGGCCTACGTCTACCTGACCTCCAACCTCCCCATTTTCCAGGAACTGACCAAGAACTCCCAGGACACCAACGGCGAGTACGTGCTGAACATCCCCTTAAGAGTCACCAATAAGCTGGGTTTCAACAAGGCACCGGACCTGAGCATCCCGTTCGTGAAGGTGCCCGTGGAGGGGAATACCGCCCCCTTTTTCTACTACCCTTATCGCGACTGGGGGGTGGCCGGCGTGGTGGTGCTGTCGTGGATCATCGGTTTCGCCACAGCGACGGTATATAACCGCAAGGAACGCGGTGCCGCCTGGGTGCTCGTCTCCGCGTTTTGCACCACGGCGATGGTCTTTTCCGTCCGGGAAAACATCTTCATCACCTACCAGTTCTGGTACTGCGCTGCGGTCGCCGCCCTGCTCGGCACTGTTTTGAGGCAGCGGCCAGTCGTCACCGCCCCGAGGATCGAAGCATGA